AGTGTTCAAAACCACTTTTATACGGTGGCAGTGTCAAATTGGGTAACGTAGAGAGTATTTGTCAACTCGATGGTGTTGATGGGGTATTAATTGGAACAGCCAGTTGGGTTGCTGAAGATTTTATAAAAATTATAGAAAATACAAAGGAGTTATAGGATGTTAATGAAGGGTAAAAAAGGGGTAATTCTTGGGGTTGCTAACAATAAATCAATTGCATATGGAATTGCTAAAGCGTGTGCGGCTCAAGGGGCTGAGATTGCATTTACATATTTAAATGACAGCTTGAAAAAAAGAGTTGAGCCAATCGCTGCTGAGTTTGGAAGTGAAAACTTAGTCTATCCATGTGATGTAAGCAAACCTGAAGAGATCAAAGCACTGAAAGTCTCTTTAGAGAAAGACTTAGGGCAAATTGATTTCATCGTTCACTCAATTGCATTTGCTCCAAAAGAGGGTCTGTCTGGAAGATTCTATGACATCTCTAAAGATGCCTTTGATATTGCTATGGACATCTCTGTATACTCTTTAATCGAAGTAACACGAGAGTTAAAACCATTGTTAAGTGAAAACGCATCGATTTTAACACTTTCATACTATGGTGGAGTAAAATACATCCCGAACTATAACTTAATGGGGGTTGCAAAAGCAGCACTAGAGATGACAACAAAATATTTAGCTGAAGACTTAGGTAAAGATGGATGCCGAGTCAATGCAATCAGTGCAGGACCAATTAAAACGTTAGCAGCAGCTGGGATTGGTGATTTCAGGTTCATGCTTAAATGGAATGAAGCACACTCACCACTTAAAAAGAATGTCACCATTGATGAAGTAGGAAACTCAGGTATGTATCTGCTTTCTGATTTAAGCAGTGCCGTAACAGGTGAGATTCACTACGTGGATTCAGGGTTTAACATCATGGGTATGCCAGCGGTTGAGTTTGATGAGAATGGGAAGCCAACGATTGCTTGGAACGGTACTGATAAATAGATTTATAAAGGTATCTTTTAGCCACTATCTGCGTTAAACAAGAGAATTTAATCACTCATTTACTTCAAGTAAACTCCTGGTTAAATTCTCTTGCTGGCCTTGATATTAACTAAAATCTAAACCACTAAATTTATT
The Candidatus Marinarcus aquaticus genome window above contains:
- the fabI gene encoding enoyl-ACP reductase FabI, with translation MLMKGKKGVILGVANNKSIAYGIAKACAAQGAEIAFTYLNDSLKKRVEPIAAEFGSENLVYPCDVSKPEEIKALKVSLEKDLGQIDFIVHSIAFAPKEGLSGRFYDISKDAFDIAMDISVYSLIEVTRELKPLLSENASILTLSYYGGVKYIPNYNLMGVAKAALEMTTKYLAEDLGKDGCRVNAISAGPIKTLAAAGIGDFRFMLKWNEAHSPLKKNVTIDEVGNSGMYLLSDLSSAVTGEIHYVDSGFNIMGMPAVEFDENGKPTIAWNGTDK